From Daphnia pulicaria isolate SC F1-1A chromosome 11, SC_F0-13Bv2, whole genome shotgun sequence, the proteins below share one genomic window:
- the LOC124315184 gene encoding uncharacterized protein LOC124315184: MDEDCSKTSMKFDTDQKMDTEDKESKKKEGLALLIYDFKQRKLIPIKILSMVVFSGYGVLLPYAAIHMKSLGISVEETGAIYSVNAVLSVLIPICTGMIADKLGNFKMFLSVLFGCASITSLMFLLVPVGRISVDYPTNMSMALGCFNENSTLTLTDLDLHPCKFKLNEDSENNVINVSATIGECGSVCYHSEKSDTEATLETASSFVSDADLEHSVGKQFLDAVFFPNDWDLEMSCLQNLNGRSNCQLGRKIGAVSRKEKNATLALKLFQNDYNIKTGVIPVLWMALEDESEFDQKSNDFQCSTYGEKLKLLQTVYSQDNQTKNHPTTHYRTCRSQCVVQINRSDLCSDKVREDVINPQLTFWMYLLLRSVFEVFVVGSYTLFDGAALVLVNEVRGDFGFQKMFGFIGYAIFSPISGALMDHLSTNENETNFRPAFFLFAGLFGIAAVGMLTIDLNFKPPAEKLMKNVISLLKNVELDVLLAVCVASGFLVGCTGNYLFLFLEEIGGTKSLMGLSVTISCLTAIPLLLLSDTIFRKFSIPNVLVFSLFTFVIRLIGYSYITDPNLCLVYESIEAINGALSLTSFMIYATQLGTTSTATSIQGLISATYFGLGAGIGSSVGGVLIGAFGQRVVFRILGVIAFLTGFLYFLFNIFYLRPKANEKNNTTVDKA; this comes from the exons ATGGATGAAGATTGTTCCAAGACTTCTATGAAGTTCGACACAGACCAAAAGATGGACACGGAAGATAAAGAAAGTAAGAAGAAGGAAGGGTTAGCATTGCTGATTTATGATTTCAAACAGCGAAAATTAATCCCTATCAAAATCCTTAGCATGGTTGTTTTTTCTG GTTACGGAGTGCTGTTGCCCTACGCCGCAATTCACATGAAATCTTTGGGGATCAGCGTTGAAGAAACTGGCGCCATTTATAGCGTAAATGCCGTTCTGAGTGTATTGATCCCCATCTGCACTGGCATGATCGCCGATAAATTGGGAAATTTTAAG ATGTTTTTGAGCGTATTGTTCGGATGTGCCAGCATTACTTCGCTTATGTTCCTGCTTGTTCCAGTCGGAAGGATTTCGGTGGATTACCCGACTAACATGTCGATGGCACTCGGCTGCTTCAACGAGAACTCGACACTTACACTGACAGACCTTGATTTACATCCATGCAAGTTCAAACTGAACGAAGACTCAGAAAACAATGTTATTAATGTGTCTGCGACAATAGGAGAATGTGGCAGCGTTTGTTACCACAGCGAAAAATCTGACACTGAAGCCACCCTAGAGACGGCCTCTTCTTTTGTAAGTGATGCCGATTTAGAACACTCGGTCGGCAAACAATTTCTTGATGCTGTTTTCTTCCCAAACGACTGGGATTTGGAGATGTCCTGCTTGCAAAATTTGAATGGAAGAAGTAACTGTCAGTTAGGTCGCAAAATTGGTGCTGTttcaagaaaggaaaaaaacgcaACTCTtgcattaaaattatttcagaaCGACTACAACATTAAAACTGGAGTAATCCCTGTTTTGTGGATGGCTTTAGAAGACGAATCCGAGTTTGATCAGAAGTCTAACGACTTCCAATGTAGCACTTATGGTGAAAAACTGAAACTCCTTCAGACTGTGTATTCTCAAGACAATCAAACGAAAAACCACCCGACAACCCACTACCGTACGTGCCGCTCTCAGTGCGTCGTTCAGATCAACCGCTCCGACCTTTGTTCTGATAAAGTCCGTGAAGATGTCATCAATCCTCAGCTCACATTCTGGATGTACTTGCTGCTTCGTTCCGTCTTTGAAGTGTTCGTCGTAGGATCTTACACTCTATTCGATGGAGCCGCTTTGGTTTTAGTCAACGAAGTCCGCGGTGACTTTGGATTCCAGAAAATGTTTGGATTCATCGGGTACGCAATATTTTCACCAATATCCGGAGCCCTGATGGACCATTTAagtacaaatgaaaatgaaacaaatttccg GCCGGCGTTCTTTCTATTTGCTGGTTTATTTGGTATTGCAGCTGTTGGAATGTTAACGATTGACCTCAATTTTAAACCTCCAGCGGAAAAGCTGATGAAAAATGTGATATCTCTGCTGAAAAACGTCGAGCTGGACGTTCTACTTGCCGTTTGCGTAGCCTCag GATTCTTGGTGGGGTGCACGGGAAAttacttgttcttatttttggaaGAAATTGGTGGGACCAAGTCATTAATGGGACTCTCGGTCACTATCTCTTGTTTAACAGCGATTCCATTGCTTCTGTTATCGGATACCATTTTTCGTAAATTTAGTATTCCCAACGTCCTCGTCTTTAGCCTTTTTACCTTCGTCATACGTCTAATAG GATATTCGTACATCACCGACCCGAACTTGTGTCTCGTATACGAGTCTATTGAAGCCATTAATGGTGCTCTGTCCCTGACATCTTTTATGATCTATGCGACCCAATTGGGGACGACGTCCACTGCAACTTCCATTCAAGGATTGATTTCAGCGACCTACTTCGGACTAG GGGCTGGAATCGGAAGCTCTGTCGGCGGAGTCCTGATCGGAGCGTTCGGTCAGCGAGTGGTTTTCCGCATTTTGGGAGTCATCGCTTTCCTCACTGGATTCCTCTACTTcctctttaatattttttacttgCGTCCAAAGgccaatgaaaaaaataacactacCGTTGACAAGGCTTAA